The following are encoded in a window of Pseudomonas sp. JQ170C genomic DNA:
- a CDS encoding SEL1-like repeat protein yields MNRTGLACGLLSSLSLGLLAGCVALPDLQLAKQARGSGDLATAEQNYRILASQGYVDAQIGLADLLVRSPSVEQRMQGETLYRQALDRSAAAPARLGKWLANKPQATPAERLEAEQLLRQSLAAGDNSALLPLVQVQLQDPQKLASGELERELEQWQAQGIGEARLGKVLLYRVRGNYEQKLDEIEAICAGWLDQASECYVELAEVYQRRGDKSSQQQLLARLDSAYQAGLVSPERVQGVAKVLADSSLGEADPQAAQALYTRIAPAYPDAWCGLAELVLRFPDLGDASVLTGYLNKGMDAGSSRAALMLGQLYLKGQAVPADPRAAEQYLLQAASSHTKAHLLLGRLYRDGALGDIEPEKALEHLLIAARAGDPSANIALAQLFGEGKGVRINPVYSYTFAKLASHQGMAQGQVLMERLAPRLQAQDYQQVESLLAREIEARGGQQVTARNQADQAQEVL; encoded by the coding sequence ATGAACAGGACCGGACTAGCATGCGGGCTGCTGAGCTCGCTCAGCCTCGGCCTGCTGGCCGGTTGCGTGGCGTTGCCCGATCTGCAACTGGCCAAGCAGGCCAGGGGCAGTGGTGACCTCGCGACCGCGGAACAGAACTACCGCATCCTCGCCAGCCAGGGTTATGTCGACGCCCAGATCGGCCTCGCCGATCTGCTGGTACGCAGCCCTTCGGTGGAGCAACGGATGCAGGGCGAGACGCTGTATCGCCAGGCCCTCGATCGCTCTGCGGCGGCGCCGGCGCGGCTGGGTAAATGGCTGGCGAACAAGCCACAGGCGACGCCTGCCGAGCGTCTCGAGGCCGAGCAGCTGTTGCGCCAGAGCCTGGCGGCCGGCGACAACAGCGCACTGCTGCCGCTGGTGCAGGTACAACTGCAGGATCCGCAAAAGCTTGCCAGCGGCGAGCTGGAGCGCGAGTTGGAGCAATGGCAGGCGCAAGGCATCGGTGAAGCTCGGCTCGGCAAGGTGCTCCTGTACCGTGTGCGTGGCAACTACGAACAGAAGCTGGACGAGATCGAAGCCATTTGTGCCGGCTGGCTGGACCAGGCCAGTGAGTGCTATGTCGAACTGGCCGAGGTCTACCAGCGACGTGGCGACAAAAGCAGCCAACAGCAGTTGCTGGCGCGGCTGGACTCCGCCTATCAGGCCGGCCTGGTGTCGCCTGAACGTGTGCAGGGCGTTGCCAAGGTACTGGCCGACAGCAGCCTTGGCGAAGCTGATCCGCAGGCTGCCCAGGCGCTCTACACGCGCATTGCGCCGGCCTACCCGGATGCCTGGTGCGGTTTGGCCGAGCTGGTCTTGCGCTTCCCCGACCTGGGGGATGCGAGCGTACTCACCGGGTACCTGAACAAGGGCATGGACGCCGGTTCCAGCCGCGCCGCGCTGATGCTCGGGCAGCTGTACCTCAAGGGCCAGGCCGTGCCGGCCGACCCGCGGGCGGCGGAGCAGTACCTGCTGCAGGCCGCGTCCAGCCACACCAAGGCGCACCTGCTCTTGGGCCGGCTGTACCGCGATGGCGCGCTGGGCGACATCGAGCCGGAAAAGGCGCTGGAGCATCTGCTGATTGCCGCCCGTGCGGGCGACCCGAGCGCCAACATCGCGCTGGCCCAGCTGTTTGGCGAGGGCAAGGGCGTGCGGATCAACCCCGTCTACAGCTACACCTTCGCCAAGCTCGCCTCGCACCAGGGCATGGCCCAGGGGCAGGTCCTGATGGAGCGCCTGGCGCCGAGGCTGCAGGCGCAGGACTACCAGCAGGTCGAGAGCCTGCTGGCCCGTGAAATCGAGGCACGCGGTGGCCAGCAGGTCACCGCCAGGAATCAAGCTGATCAAGCGCAGGAAGTGCTATGA
- a CDS encoding HlyD family efflux transporter periplasmic adaptor subunit, with amino-acid sequence MSAVISPVGNANVVHESEAQRQYARLKLPAKVRFQGQQGGVQEVQLLDLSAGGFSFEQGGQSVIEGKLYRGKLMFEVEGIGFSMDVEFQVRSIIGGKRVGCEFHNLRPREVSALRYLISSFVSGELVNVGGLISILQRENFTKARGGKGNEKLSLVGRLRAMGLTLVILVAGLSAFAYVLYQFYDIYFVTHADSAQVSVPGSQVAMPREGTVQSLVTVGSTVSKGAPVATFTANMLDALKGALPESEMTPDNLERLFNKTFQGTLTSPCDCKVVSQLVGDGQVAPKGTPVFLLAPVDSVATVEARFPYRAFSQLQPGTPVTFLVGGEATERGGRIVSMALQDGGLASDIRVQIQPNEPLASNLAKRPVEVRIRPLNGVFVNNSLASEK; translated from the coding sequence ATGAGTGCAGTGATCAGCCCGGTGGGCAACGCCAATGTGGTGCACGAGTCCGAGGCGCAGCGTCAGTATGCGCGCCTGAAGCTGCCGGCGAAGGTCCGGTTCCAGGGCCAGCAGGGGGGCGTCCAGGAAGTCCAGCTGTTGGACCTCTCCGCAGGCGGTTTCAGCTTCGAGCAGGGCGGCCAGTCGGTGATCGAGGGCAAGCTCTATCGCGGCAAGCTGATGTTTGAAGTGGAGGGCATCGGTTTCTCCATGGATGTCGAATTCCAGGTGCGCTCGATCATCGGCGGCAAGCGCGTCGGCTGCGAATTCCACAACCTGCGTCCGCGCGAGGTGTCGGCGCTGCGCTACCTGATCAGCTCCTTCGTCAGCGGCGAGCTGGTCAACGTCGGTGGCCTGATCAGCATTCTCCAGCGCGAGAACTTCACCAAGGCCCGGGGTGGCAAAGGGAATGAAAAACTCAGCCTGGTCGGCCGCCTGCGTGCCATGGGTTTAACCCTGGTGATCCTCGTCGCCGGCCTGAGCGCCTTCGCCTATGTGCTGTACCAGTTCTACGACATCTACTTCGTCACCCACGCCGACTCGGCCCAGGTCAGTGTGCCCGGCTCGCAGGTCGCGATGCCGCGCGAAGGCACCGTGCAAAGCCTGGTCACCGTCGGCAGCACTGTCAGCAAAGGCGCGCCAGTGGCCACCTTCACCGCGAACATGCTGGATGCCCTGAAGGGCGCGCTGCCGGAATCGGAGATGACCCCGGACAACCTGGAGCGCCTGTTCAACAAGACCTTCCAGGGCACCCTGACCAGCCCCTGCGACTGCAAAGTGGTCAGCCAGCTGGTGGGTGATGGCCAAGTGGCGCCCAAGGGCACCCCGGTGTTCCTGCTGGCGCCGGTGGACAGCGTCGCCACCGTCGAAGCCCGTTTCCCTTACCGCGCGTTCAGCCAGCTGCAACCGGGCACCCCGGTGACCTTCCTGGTGGGCGGCGAAGCCACCGAGCGCGGCGGCCGGATCGTCAGCATGGCCCTGCAGGACGGCGGCCTGGCCTCCGACATCCGTGTGCAGATCCAGCCGAACGAGCCGCTTGCCAGCAATCTGGCCAAGCGCCCGGTGGAAGTGCGCATTCGCCCGCTGAACGGCGTCTTCGTCAACAACAGCCTGGCGTCTGAAAAATGA